TTTGAGGTTTACATGTGAGGGGTTAAAAAGAGAGGACCTGATCGGCTTCGCTCATTTCTTCCAGGAGAAAAGAGGTGAGACCTCTTGCTTCGTCAATTTCAGGAACCAGATCGTCCTGTTTGACGCCGCAAATGGCCATGGATGAGGTACAAACGGAGAATTTGACGTCTCCCTGAGATTTAACCTCTTTCATTAACCGTTGCAGATCATCCAGCTTGGCTTTTTGAAGGTTCTTCCTGATTTCAGTTTCGGTTTCTTTAAACACATCGGATAAAGGGACCTTTTTAATTTGGGACTGCTTGAGGCTGAAAACCGCCTCATCCCGGAAAAAAACACGAACGGAAATTTCAGAAACGGCGGCGGCCATGACCAGGGTGAAAACAGTCACCAGGCTGTTATGGGTTCCCCGAGTGACGATTATGGCCAGCTTATTCATTTTCTTCCTTGCCGCTCAATTTGGATTTTGACCAACCCTTCTTCCTCTACGGCTTTGAGAATGGGGTGGCCGAGTTTTTTCATCAAGGGTTCAATTTCCCGCTGCTGAAACACATTTCCAATGACCTCCAGCACTTCGCCGCGGTTCATATCATTCAAAGTGGTTCGGATGACCCCTAGACTCCGACAGTCCACGGGGTTAAAAAGTTCCCGGACATCTAATGTCTTGATCGGCTGGGTCATGTTCATTTTTTCAGAGGACCATGAATGCTTCGTGTTCATCGAGGAGCTGGATGGTGTCATCTTCCCTGATCACGGTGACGCCGGGAACCAAATCGGTGGACTTAAGTCCTCGGCTTTTCATGTCTTCTTCTACTACATGAACTTTTCCACCGTTCTGGACCATGAACTCGATCAATTTCCCAGGGGAGGTGTCGAAATCCTGAATATCCAAACCGGCAATCTTGGGTCCCTTGAGAACCTGATTTTTAGCCGCATAGGTGACCGCGGAATCCCGGAGAAGCACGTTGATTTCAACAGGGGTATCCGCAATGCCTAATCCCACCGCAAACAAGTGGGGATCGACGGGTTCAAAACTATGGTAGATCGGTTTTTCGAAAATTGCTAAAACTTTATTGGCCATGATTTACCCTCCTTCTAAATATATTAACCGGGAACATGGGCGTTTTGTCCCGATGTCCCCAGGCTCCTAGCGGTATGTTGGAATGGAGATGACCTTGTCCGCGGCCCGTACGAATTTCCACAGATCGCCTAAGGTTCCGATGATTGCTCCACCCATTTGATGCTTTTCCACTCCCCGTTCTTGTACGCAGAGAATGCACGAAACCCAGTCCATCTTGGCGCCGTGCAACCCGGCCCGCATCAGCATGTCAATGGAGCGGCTGATGTGTCCGTGTTTTTCTCCCAAAACTTTTTGAAGGGAGGAAGGTTCGTTATGGTCAATTTGGTCTTTGTTGGTCAGTGTAACGGCCTCTTCGAAAGCCCAAACGTTTACATCGACTCCTTTTTGAAGGAGTTTTTCAACCAGTCGGAGGACGGTTGTGGGGGCCTCTCTGAGGTATGAGCCGGTCGCAAGCATTATGGTTACGCGTTTTGCTTTTTGTGCTACAGCCATTTTTCGCCTCCTTAATTTAAAATAACTTTTTGGTCATTGGGGTTTTTTTCACCATCGGTTGGGGTGAAATGAGGAGATTAATTCCCTTTCCCTTGCAATGACTTCCAAATCTTAATACCAAATAACTTTGTCGCTGCCTTCAATGATGAGATCTGCCAGTTGATCCATATTGGCTTGGCTGATGCCATCACCCATATCTGAAATGCCCCGGGCTTTACAAGAAACATCCTCGGCGAAAACCTTGGCGCCTTGTTTGGTCAAATCGGTCAACCCTTTACCAAACTCGTTTCCTTTTCGGGCGGCCAGCACGCCGTTTTCAATCAAAAACAGGGTAACGTCATTTCCTTTCCCTTGGAGTTTTCCAGCTAGATTTTGAATGTAGCGTCCGCTGGAATACTCTTGCAAATCTCTGCTATCAACGATGAGATACCGTGCCACGTGATTTACCTCCTCTCTCAGTCCAAAAATTTCTGGATTTTAAATTTCCAAAAAACCAAAGTACCATGGGGGATTTTTTGGAATCAAGGTTTATTCTTCTGCTTTTTGAATCACCAACCGGTAGTGTTCTCCGATTTTCTCTTCCTCCAATATCTGGTGGCCATCGCTTAAGACACTCTTGGGAACATTTTCATAAGGTTCACCATCATCAATCACAATCTCTAAAATTTCCCCATTTTCCATCTCTTCTAATTTGAGCTTGGTTCGGACGTAGTTAAAGGGGCACCCAATGCCTTTCAAGTCTAGTTTTTCTTTAATGTTGAATTTGGGCGCCTGGGTTGTTGCCTGTTTGGAAACGGAGTCTTTTTCAATGACGATTCGGTAATGATGTTCATCTATTTTGGTCTGCTCCACAATGCGGTGCCCCTCATCTTTAACACTTCGGGGAACATTCTCAATGGGCTCCCCATCATCCAGGATGACCGCAAGGATATCGCCCGATTCCATTTCCTCGAGTTTCAGTTTTGTGCGAACAAAGTTAAAGGGGCAGGCTACACCCTTAAGATCCAACTCCTCGGTAATGCCAATTGAAGGGGCTGGTTGTTTTTCTTCCGGTTTTTTCCCTTCCTCGAGTGAGTGGCCCAATTCATTAAGGCTGCTCTGGCATTCTTCTACGAAACGCCTGGCTTCTCCCATTTGGGTTTTTACGGCCTCGGCTTTCATATCTCCCTGACTGAGGTGGCTGAGGCGGTTTACCAAATCGGTGAAGTAGGAAAACCCCCCACGTTTGGGAATGATCCGTTTTTCAAATTCCTCTTGGGTTTCAAGATCACTTAGGGGGTCGACCCCTTCCATGACCAAAAGTGCTTTTGAAGCCGTGAGAACCGCTTGATAGGATTTGGAGACCGCATCGGAGAGCTGGCCTTTTTCAAACATGAGGGTGGAATGTTCCAAACTCCGATTGGCTTCCTCCAGTCCGGATTGTAGCATTTCATCGGCTGAACCCGCACATTCCCCCGCCCCCATTCCCTCCAGATTGAATTCCGAATTGGATTCCCAATCGTAATAAAATTCCGGGCTTTCCTCAAAGGTGGGAACATGGGTATAAGGAGCAAGAACCTCTTTGATTTTATCCCGTCCTAAATGATCAACATAATCCGCAAAGGATTGATCTTGTGTTTTTTCACTTTGATAAAGTTTCACCAGGTGTTCTACGGCTTCAGGAATTTGCCTGGCGGGTAATTTCATCGTGGCCTTGGCAATACTGGCGCCTCCATCATTGTGGGTTCTAGCGCCTAAATGCATCTCATAGTGAGGGACCAACCGGCCGCTGACTTTTTTGCTGACACCATGGAACCCGATGGAGGCAACGTGGTGCTGGCCGCAGGAGTTTTGGCATCCGCTGATTTTAATCCCCATACCTTCCACATCAGCCAGTCCGTTGGCCTTCAAAGCGTCTGTTAAAGCGCGAGAGACCCCAATTGAAGAGGTGATTCCCAGGTTACAGGTGTCTGAACCCGGGCAGCAAGTTACATCTCCCAAACGCTGGGCTCCCCCATCGGCCAGAGATATTTTGAGTAGGGAAAGATATAGCGCTTTGAGGTCGGCTGCCCGGATCCATCTTAAAACAATATTTTGTTGAACAGTGGTTCGCACATGCCCGCCCGCAAAGTCTTTTGCAATAGTAGCCAGATCCTTAAATTGGGTGGCGGTCATATCCCCCAAGGGGAGATTGATGACAACGGTGACATACCCTTTCTGCTTTTGGGAAATGACATTGCTTTTCAGCCATTTTTCGTATACGGCACCGAAATGGCCGTTTTCCCGAATCTTGCGTGTACCGTTTAAAACCGGAAGAGACGGGATTTCGCTGTCCAATATGACCGGAAGGTCAAGAGAGGGTTTTCCCTTTTCAAGGATGGCATTGTATTCAATGTCGAAAAGTCTTCGAAATTCAGCCATTCCAATCCGTTCAATCAAAAATTTCATTCGGGCCCGGTTTCTGTTTTTCCGGTTTCCCCGTTGATTGAAGACACGAATCATTGCTTCACAGTAGGGGAGGAGATCTTCCATGGGAACAAATTCGCTGAGAAGCTTGGCCACTTTAGGAGAAGAGCCGAGTCCTCCTCCCACATAGAGTTTAAAACCTGGAATATCCCGGCCTCCTTCCTGGCGCTTTGTAGCGATCAGGCCGATATCATGAATATGGGTCAAAGCACAATCCGTGGGGCAACCGGAGAGGGCGATTTTAAATTTCCGGGGAAGACTTTGGCACACTGGATTTCTCAACAGAAAAGCAGAAATGGCTTGGGCATAGGGGGTGACATCAAAGATTTCCGATTGGCAGACCCCCGCAAAATGACAAGCGGTGACATTGCGAACCGTATTCCCGCAAGCTTCCCGTGTGGTTATTCCCACTTCGGCCAGGCCACGCATGACCATCGGTATTTGATCAAGGGGAACCCAGTGGAGCTGAATATCCTGTCTGGTGGTTACATGAGAGATCCCATCGGAGAATTCTTCACTGATTTCGGCGATGCGGACCATCTGCTCAGAACTCAATCCTCCGTACGGGATTTTGATCCTGACCATTTGGACGCCGGGTTGTCGCTGTCCGTAAATGCCATGCTGGAGGCGGAAAGCCTTGAAGTCCTCCTCAGGTATTTCACCTTTTTTCAGGCGTTGAATTTCCGCTTCAAAGCTGGCGATGTCTTTTGCCATTTCCGGGGAGATGGGGGTTCCCCCTTTTTTTTCCTTTATGGTCTTTTGTGTTTCCATTTTTTAACTCCTTATAGGGTGAAAGGAATTGGATCCGGGCATTGGGTATCCCATCCTTTCACATGATCTAAATGGAATAGTCCACCGCGGTGGTTCCCTCCACCTTTTCATCCAAAGCCACGGGAAGTAATTTCGTGGGAATGACAAATTCCTCTACCTTACCTTCATTGTCGATGGCTTCCCATGTGATCTTATCCCGTTTTCCGTTTATGTGGGGAATCAGCTTTGCTTTCTGGAATCCCAGTTGGTAGGAGAGCTTAAACTCAATGGCTTCTTCGGGACAGGCCTTTACACAGGGCAAGCAGTCCCAGCAATCCTCCTTATATTTTAAATAAGCCTTGTTGGTCCCCCGATCTTTGACGATCAGGTCGCCAGGGCACATGCGAACACAGGGGGGTTGTGCCGAGTTTCCACATCCATCACAAATTTCCGGGTTAACATATACGGGCATTTCCTACCTCCAAGTATTTTCCAAATCACTACCGGGGCGCGTAGCGGTCTCCGGGAACGAGTTGTTCATAGGGTCTAGTCAGCATTTCAATGACACCGGTTTTGGGGTCCCGACGGGAGTTGACAAATTTTAGCCAGTGCTTGTCATCCCGCTGGGGGAAATCCACGCGGGTTTGATAACCTGGCCACCGGGTTTCCTTCCGATAAATCAGATGTTCCACCAAAACCTGGGCCACATCAATTCGATCGATAATTTCATGTACTTTCATAAGTCCATGCAGGTCCTCAGTGGTGAGATATTGAACCTGCTCTGGAAGTTTTTGAAGCTGTTTTCTTGCCACCAGGAGTTTTTCCTCGTTCATTTCATAATAATTGGAAGACCCTCCAGCATACTCCTCCATGATTTTCTGAAGTCGGACTTCCATATCATAGGCCTTAATGCCATCTTTCATTTTGGTGTGATTCTGTATGGCCTGAAAAACCCGTTTTTCCTCTTGGTCCACCCCTTTTTCATCTAAATTCCCGTGAGAAATGGTCTGGACATAGGCCCCGGAGGCCCGAGCCGCAATTACACCCTCTGCCCAGCAACCGCTGACAAATTTATACGGAGCACCTCCCGACACATCTCCTGCGGCATAAAGTCCTTCAAGGGAGGTTTTACGATCTAAATCGACCCAATAGCCGGATTGTGTGTGTCCGCCCACAATATAGGGTTCCGTGGTCTGCACTTCAACGGGTTCTTTACTGGGATCGATATCATTGGCAAGCCAATATAGAACCATAGAGGGGTACATGTCCAAAAAGGCGGATTTCAATTGAGAGACCTGTTGGGGGTTTAGATGACGGGTGTCCAGATATACGGGTCCTCTCCCTTCCTTGATTTCCATAATGGGGCCATAAGCCCGATAGGGGGTAGGGGCTCCGTCTCCCCCTAACTCCTTGTATTTGGTGGCCATGAATCGTTCCCCTTTACCATTCACCTGGGGGGCGTTTGCCCCTAGGGCGATGGTTCCGGTGGGGGCGATGGTATCCTTTACCCGGAGGGAGACATACCGCATTTCAAAACTGGTCATTTCCGCCCCTGCCCGAATGCCCATGGCGTAACCAGCACCGGTATTATAAGGGGAATACCAAGTTTTATGCTGAGCGTCATGGGTGTTGTGGGGTTTATAGAGGCCAGACGCGCCTCCAGTTGCAATGATCGTGGCTTTGGATTTGACCACAAAGAAAGTGCCATTTCGAATGCTGAAACCGGTTGCCCCGATGACACGGTTTTCGTCCATTAAAAGATTGGTTACCACCACCCAGTTAAGGACCTTGGCCCCGGCGTTCCGGGCCGCCTTAGCAATGATGGGTTTGAGGGATTCCCCGTTGATTTTAATATTCCAGCGACCACGGGCTTTATAGTTTCCATCTTCATCACTTTGAATCGGCAATCCCCAGCTCTCGACCTTTTTAACCGAGTATTCGAACAATTCCGACATGCTTTTTACCAGATCTTCCCGAATGAGCCCGCAGGAATCAAACCGGACATATTTTACAAAGCTCTCCGGGGTTTCCCCTGGATTTAGATAGGCGTTGATAGCGTTCATTCCTCCCGCTAGACAACCGCTCCGATCAATATGGGCCTTTTCCATAATGGTGACCTGAAGGTTGGGAAATTTTTCCTTGGCTTCAACTGCTGCAAGGCAACCGGCGGTTCCCCCTCCGATAATGAGAATATCTGTTTCGATGTAATTTCGTTCCATACGGTATTCAACTCCCCATAAATTTTAGGTTAATCAGTCATCCCCAATCGATGTTAAAGAGGGGTTCGAACCTCCGGTTGCCTGAATATATTGAGTTTTGTGAAATACTGATGCAATAAATAAAAATCAATGATCACTACCATTAACAATACACTGTAGGCTAGGGGGCTCGTCAAGAGGCTTAAGTCGATAAAAACTCGTGAAAGACCAAATCCCACAAACCAAACATCGGCACTCATGCAAACCCGGCGAAAGGTTTCCGGATCCATCTGCCGGATTAAAAAAGCTCCAATCGGTATTCCGATGAGAACGCTAGGAATAATGTAGGGCAGCAATTGGATGCTTTCTGCACTATAAAGTCCAATTTGGTAATAGGTAATTGCCGTTAGACTAGAAAGGGAAATTCGAATCAGACCAATAGCGGCACGAAAATCCTGTTTAACCAAGCCTTGGTTGTTAAATTTTACCGCCAATAATGGGCCCGAAATGGTTGTAACCGAATAAAGAACACCAACACCTGCCCCAAAGGGAATCCCAAATTTCCAAATGGACCGAATTGGCTTGCGAATCCCTGCCGCCTGAAGAAGAATTAAAGGGAGAATGATGACGAAAGTGACCAATTTTAACCAACCTGGATTGATCCAAAAGAGGAGAAAGGTTCCTAGAATCACCCCGGGGGCAAGCCCCAATAAAACCGGAAGGACTTTTCTCCAAATATTGGGAATGCTACGCCAGTTGATTAAGACGACATATATATTAATAACCACTTCGATCAGGACCAGGCCGGGATTTAAGATACGGTTGGTGAAAAAAACCAAGGCCACCGGAACAGTTGTGGAGGAAAACCCATAACCCAGGGCTCCATTTACTGTGGCACCCACCAATGTAATGGTGATTAATACGATAAGGGCTAATTCAAGATCCATCTTTTTCTCAAGGTTATT
This DNA window, taken from Nitrospiria bacterium, encodes the following:
- a CDS encoding DsrE family protein, which encodes MNKLAIIVTRGTHNSLVTVFTLVMAAAVSEISVRVFFRDEAVFSLKQSQIKKVPLSDVFKETETEIRKNLQKAKLDDLQRLMKEVKSQGDVKFSVCTSSMAICGVKQDDLVPEIDEARGLTSFLLEEMSEADQVLSF
- a CDS encoding sulfurtransferase TusA family protein; translation: METQKTIKEKKGGTPISPEMAKDIASFEAEIQRLKKGEIPEEDFKAFRLQHGIYGQRQPGVQMVRIKIPYGGLSSEQMVRIAEISEEFSDGISHVTTRQDIQLHWVPLDQIPMVMRGLAEVGITTREACGNTVRNVTACHFAGVCQSEIFDVTPYAQAISAFLLRNPVCQSLPRKFKIALSGCPTDCALTHIHDIGLIATKRQEGGRDIPGFKLYVGGGLGSSPKVAKLLSEFVPMEDLLPYCEAMIRVFNQRGNRKNRNRARMKFLIERIGMAEFRRLFDIEYNAILEKGKPSLDLPVILDSEIPSLPVLNGTRKIRENGHFGAVYEKWLKSNVISQKQKGYVTVVINLPLGDMTATQFKDLATIAKDFAGGHVRTTVQQNIVLRWIRAADLKALYLSLLKISLADGGAQRLGDVTCCPGSDTCNLGITSSIGVSRALTDALKANGLADVEGMGIKISGCQNSCGQHHVASIGFHGVSKKVSGRLVPHYEMHLGARTHNDGGASIAKATMKLPARQIPEAVEHLVKLYQSEKTQDQSFADYVDHLGRDKIKEVLAPYTHVPTFEESPEFYYDWESNSEFNLEGMGAGECAGSADEMLQSGLEEANRSLEHSTLMFEKGQLSDAVSKSYQAVLTASKALLVMEGVDPLSDLETQEEFEKRIIPKRGGFSYFTDLVNRLSHLSQGDMKAEAVKTQMGEARRFVEECQSSLNELGHSLEEGKKPEEKQPAPSIGITEELDLKGVACPFNFVRTKLKLEEMESGDILAVILDDGEPIENVPRSVKDEGHRIVEQTKIDEHHYRIVIEKDSVSKQATTQAPKFNIKEKLDLKGIGCPFNYVRTKLKLEEMENGEILEIVIDDGEPYENVPKSVLSDGHQILEEEKIGEHYRLVIQKAEE
- a CDS encoding DsrH/TusB family sulfur metabolism protein, which gives rise to MARYLIVDSRDLQEYSSGRYIQNLAGKLQGKGNDVTLFLIENGVLAARKGNEFGKGLTDLTKQGAKVFAEDVSCKARGISDMGDGISQANMDQLADLIIEGSDKVIWY
- a CDS encoding DsrE family protein, coding for MAVAQKAKRVTIMLATGSYLREAPTTVLRLVEKLLQKGVDVNVWAFEEAVTLTNKDQIDHNEPSSLQKVLGEKHGHISRSIDMLMRAGLHGAKMDWVSCILCVQERGVEKHQMGGAIIGTLGDLWKFVRAADKVISIPTYR
- a CDS encoding 4Fe-4S dicluster domain-containing protein, with the translated sequence MPVYVNPEICDGCGNSAQPPCVRMCPGDLIVKDRGTNKAYLKYKEDCWDCLPCVKACPEEAIEFKLSYQLGFQKAKLIPHINGKRDKITWEAIDNEGKVEEFVIPTKLLPVALDEKVEGTTAVDYSI
- a CDS encoding sulfite exporter TauE/SafE family protein, whose translation is MDLELALIVLITITLVGATVNGALGYGFSSTTVPVALVFFTNRILNPGLVLIEVVINIYVVLINWRSIPNIWRKVLPVLLGLAPGVILGTFLLFWINPGWLKLVTFVIILPLILLQAAGIRKPIRSIWKFGIPFGAGVGVLYSVTTISGPLLAVKFNNQGLVKQDFRAAIGLIRISLSSLTAITYYQIGLYSAESIQLLPYIIPSVLIGIPIGAFLIRQMDPETFRRVCMSADVWFVGFGLSRVFIDLSLLTSPLAYSVLLMVVIIDFYLLHQYFTKLNIFRQPEVRTPL
- a CDS encoding adenylyl-sulfate reductase subunit alpha gives rise to the protein MERNYIETDILIIGGGTAGCLAAVEAKEKFPNLQVTIMEKAHIDRSGCLAGGMNAINAYLNPGETPESFVKYVRFDSCGLIREDLVKSMSELFEYSVKKVESWGLPIQSDEDGNYKARGRWNIKINGESLKPIIAKAARNAGAKVLNWVVVTNLLMDENRVIGATGFSIRNGTFFVVKSKATIIATGGASGLYKPHNTHDAQHKTWYSPYNTGAGYAMGIRAGAEMTSFEMRYVSLRVKDTIAPTGTIALGANAPQVNGKGERFMATKYKELGGDGAPTPYRAYGPIMEIKEGRGPVYLDTRHLNPQQVSQLKSAFLDMYPSMVLYWLANDIDPSKEPVEVQTTEPYIVGGHTQSGYWVDLDRKTSLEGLYAAGDVSGGAPYKFVSGCWAEGVIAARASGAYVQTISHGNLDEKGVDQEEKRVFQAIQNHTKMKDGIKAYDMEVRLQKIMEEYAGGSSNYYEMNEEKLLVARKQLQKLPEQVQYLTTEDLHGLMKVHEIIDRIDVAQVLVEHLIYRKETRWPGYQTRVDFPQRDDKHWLKFVNSRRDPKTGVIEMLTRPYEQLVPGDRYAPR
- a CDS encoding DsrE family protein is translated as MANKVLAIFEKPIYHSFEPVDPHLFAVGLGIADTPVEINVLLRDSAVTYAAKNQVLKGPKIAGLDIQDFDTSPGKLIEFMVQNGGKVHVVEEDMKSRGLKSTDLVPGVTVIREDDTIQLLDEHEAFMVL